Proteins from a single region of Anastrepha ludens isolate Willacy chromosome 5, idAnaLude1.1, whole genome shotgun sequence:
- the LOC128865293 gene encoding putative nuclease HARBI1, with translation MLPVIKTWSISPELKLEACLRFFAEGGYQNGTGQDFNIGMAQSTVSIVLSEVLNILEATLCPRWISLAMTETEELEAKRYFFGKTRIPGIVMCVDGTHIKILKPAGDNSHLYYNRKGYYSINAMIICDHKQRIRYVNSRYAGASHDSFIWENSEASRHFQTMYENGHRSTRLLGDSGYPLLPWLITPFRNAGANTPQSRFNKSHSSGRNIVERTIGVWKNWCRCLLSARQLHYSPEKVAQIVNVAAALHNIRIHYNISDEYLEGVFESEEYENGEPVQHQRYTNEANQIRNEMLHSFL, from the exons ATGCTTCCTGTTATTAAAACATGGTCGATATCGCCAGAGCTCAAACTAGAAGCCTGTCTAAGATTTTTTGCTGAAGGGGGTTATCAAAATGGTACTGGGCAGGATTTTAATATTGGCATGGCGCAGTCCACAGTGTCCATAGTACTGtcagaagttttaaatattttagaggcAACACTGTGCCCCAGATGGATAAGTTTGGCAATGACCGAGACTGAAGAGCTTGAAgccaaaagatatttttttggaaaaacaagaatTCCCGGCATAGTTATGTGCGTAGATGGCACCCACATAAAGATTTTGAAACCTGCTGGAGACAATTCGCACCTTTATTATAATAGGAAAGGATATTACAGTATTAATGCAATGATA ATATGTGACCATAAGCAGCGAATAAGGTATGTGAACAGTAGGTACGCAGGTGCAAGTCACGATTCCTTTATTTGGGAAAATAGTGAGGCTTCAAGACATTTCCAAACCATGTATGAAAATGGACACAGAAGCACTAGATTGTTGG GTGACTCTGGATACCCACTTTTACCCTGGCTGATAACGCCCTTCCGAAATGCCGGAGCGAATACACCCCAAAGCCGTTTCAATAAAAGCCATAGCTCGGGTCGCAATATTGTTGAACGCACAATAGGTGTCTGGAAGAATTGGTGTCGATGCTTGCTCTCAGCTCGCCAACTTCATTATTCTCCGGAAAAAGTGGCTCAAATTGTTAATGTTGCGGCGGCACTTCACAACATTCGGATCCATTATAATATTTCAGACGAATATTTAGAAGGGGTTTTTGAAAGTGAAGAGTATGAAAATGGCGAGCCTGTACAACATCAAAGGTATACCAATGAAGCAAACCAAATCCGGAATGAAATGCTACACAgctttttataa
- the LOC128865294 gene encoding uncharacterized protein LOC128865294 codes for MRHSLAPIPQSQWPELRDLYEEQKRLSSCYNTIQCFIDWKQQNKDVDINIFSLDGEWAQDGTYVGIINAPRINYLFINTLSENPARLLVALNTLKCNKPYMILGYHERLMPTVEQHYVDMGFKRENFKPSGLAWHHIEREKAEQFVVDVPQGYTLQRLETKHAELVNSLWPHREPGSIALVELLITYNDSVGVFDGTGNLVAWCLILPMGCLGLLQVLDTHKRMGFGNLAIRHMSKLIAARGLEVTAPVVFQNVASRSLFKKLDFKPVGNAYFVVVPIEC; via the exons ATGCGACATTCTTTAGCGCCTATTCCTCAATCTCAATGGCCCGAACTGCGAGATCTCTATGAGGAACAAAAAAGATTATCCAGCTGCTATAACACAATTCAATGTTTCATAGACTGGAAGCAGCAAAATAAGGATGtcgatattaatattttttcgctgGATGGAGAATGGGCACAGGATGGTACCTACGTGGGGATT ATTAATGCACCGAGAATCAATTACTTATTCATCAATACGCTGAGCGAGAATCCCGCACGTTTACTTGTTGCACTCAATACGCTCAAATGCAATAAACCATATATGATCTTAGGCTATCATGAGCGCCTGATGCCCACTGTGGAACAACACTATGTAGATATGGGCTTTAAGAGAGAAAATTTCAAGCCAAGTGGCCTTGCTTGGCATCACATAGAGAGAGAAAAAGCGGAACAATTTGTGGTGGA TGTACCGCAAGGTTACACATTGCAGCGTTTGGAGACGAAACATGCCGAACTGGTGAATAGCCTTTGGCCACACCGCGAACCTGGTTCTATAGCTTTAGTGGAACTTTTAATCACCTACAATGACAGCGTTGGAGTGTTTGATGGCACAGGAAATTTGGTTGCTTGGTGTTTGAT tttaccaATGGGCTGCTTGGGACTCTTGCAAGTGTTGGACACTCACAAACGTATGGGTTTTGGTAATCTTGCCATTCGTCATATGTCCAAATTAATTGCCGCAAGGGGCCTTGAAGTTACTGCTCCAGTTGTATTCCAGAATGTGGCGTCACGCTCGctgttcaaaaaattggatttcaaGCCAGTTGGTAATGCTTACTTTGTAGTTGTACCAATAGAgtgttaa